The genomic DNA TGGTGCATGTGCAAATCGTTTTGCAGACATAGTTTTTTAAGTGTATTAGACGGCATAAAGCGGTCGGTTGTCGCACCAAAACCCACCAGCACCGAGTCGGCCTGCTCAATATAGTCAATGACCAGCTTTTGCGGTAAGTAATCGGTCAGCCAGCCGCCATATTCGGTTGAAATGACATATTTGCCGTCGGAAAACGCACCGGCACCCGCCAGTCCTTCCATAATTGAACAATGAGGGCAATGCACACAGGTGTGTGCCCCGCCACTCACCATAGGGCAAGCACGTTTTCTTAAATCCGGCCCCTTTTCAATCAGAGTAATTTTAAGCGACGGTTTCTCCTCTATCATCCGGTAGGCCGCCATCAGCCCGCCGATGCCTCCACCAATAATTGCAACGTCACAGCTTTTGTAATCAGACACCTGACATAACAGTCCTTTCGGCAAATTATCGCCGCCGACCGTATTGAACGTCGGCAGCAATCTTTATTGTAGCATAATATTTTGTTCGCGAAAACAAAAATATCATAAACACAATATTTCGCCACAGAATAATGGTCATTTTAGAAAAATGAATCGTTTTTCTAAATCTTCTATAAAAGCCCCCCGACAGCGCTTTGCTGTCAGGGGGCCTTTATATGTAATAGAAGGAAAGGACAGTATTTTTTCCAAAGTTAGCAGGGCTAAATTAAATTTACTGCATGGATTCCAGGATGGCATTAGCCAGCGATTCCAGTTCTGGATTTTTATCCGCATGGAGAGATGAAGCTATACTGACGCGCTCGTTGAGCACGGTCATGTTTTTCATCTCTTCGCTAACGAATTTCTGCATCAGGTCACCAGCCTTGATAGCCCAAGAACCGTTTTCCACAAGCGCGACCGTCCGTTTTTGAAGGTTTAGGGCTTTCATATCCATCAGGAAGTTGTGCATAGCAGGATAGATGCCGAGATTATATGTTACTGAAGCCAACACCATGTGGCTATATTTAAACGATTCAGAAATGAGCTGTGAGACATCCGTTGAAGAAACATCGTATAAGGCGATGTTGGTCATGCCCTTATCACACAAGCGAGCCGCCAGTGCCTGCATTGCGGATTCGGTGTTGCCATACATTGAGGCATATACCATCAGGACGCCTTTTTCCTCCGGTTGGTAGCGACCCCAAAGATCGTATTTCTCAAGGATATAGGGTAAATCTTTACGCCACACGGGTCCGTGGAGGGGGCAGATGTATTTGATCTGGTCAAGAATACCGCCGGCTTTTTTCAAAATTAAGCGGATATGTGGGCCGTATTTTCCGACGATGTTGGTCAAATAGCGTCGCGCATCATCCAACCAATCTCGGTCAAAGTTGACCTCATCAGCAAAGAGCTTTCCGTCCAACGCACCAAAGGTGCCAAAGGCATCGGCAGAGAAAAGCACGCCATTGGTGGTATCAAAGGTTACCATGACTTCTGGCCAGTGTACCATGGGGGCAAATACAAAGGTAACCAGATGCTTGCCAAAGCTGAATGTATCGCCTTCTTTCACCTCGACAATCTGGTGGCTGTCGACATTGAATCCAAACTGGCGCATCAACATAAATGCTTTCTCATTGCTGATAATGGTCACTTTGGGCCAGCGGAGTAGAATCTCCTCAATCGAACCCGCATGATCAGGTTCCAGATGGTTGATAACCAGATAATCCAGCGGCCGTCCATCAAGCACATGTGTCATGTTTTCCAGCAACTGTCGGCAAGCCGACCAATCCACAGTGTCGAACAACACCGTCTTTTCATCCATGAGCAGATAGGCGTTATAAGAGACGCCTCTGGGTATCGGATATGCGTTTTCAAATAGAGCCAGACGGTGGTCGTTAGCGCCCACCCAATATAGATCTTCGGTTACATTTCTCACACAATACATAATGTACTCCCCTTTCCGCTTTACGCCTCAATAAATTGATCTTTGGCTTCGGCACATTCCGGGCAGACCCAGTCTTCCGGCAAATCCTTGAACAGCGTGCCCGGCACCACTTCGTTCTCTTCGTCGCCTAATTCGGGTATATATTCATACCCACAGCCGCTGCAGATATAGCTGGAACCAATCGGCTCAGGCTTAGGCATTTGCGGGCGTTTCATTTTCGTCATGGGAGGTGCGGGCTGCTTTTCGCCGGTATCCAGCGCAGCCGTCAGTAGCGGTAGTATCTCATGGACATCGCCCACAATACCATAGTCACAGTTCTTAAAAATTGGCGCATTGCCGTTTTTGTTGATCGCCACAATAATAGAGGCATCCTTAATACCCTTTAAGTGCTGGGTTGCACCCGAAATGCCGCAGGCTATGTACAAATTGCCGGTAAATTTCTGGCCGGACATGCCCACATACCGGTTTAATGGCAGATATTTGAGCGTTTCGGCCACAGGACGAGAAGCACCGATGGCGGCACCCGCGGCCTTGGCCAAGTTTTCAACCAGCTTCATGTCCTTCTTTTCTCCGATGCCCTTACCAGCAGAAACCACGCGTTCCGCCTGGGCAATGGGGGTTTCCATGGGAATGCCGACCGTAAAGTCGAAGCCATCCTTCTTGAGCGCCTGCGCCAGAGCGTCAACCTGTGCCTTAGCATCGCCATCTCTAAAGATGACTTTTTTACGGATACCAGTAATAGGTGCAGCTTTCTTAGGACGGCTGCTGGAAGAGCCAGCCTCCTTTGGTGGTTTGCCCAAAATATGAGAAGCGATGATCATGCGCTGAATCTCGTTCGTGCCTTCATAGATGGTGGTAATCTTGGCATCGCGGTACATCCGCTCCACCTCCATACCCTTTAGGTAACCATTGCCGCCGAAAATCTGCAGGGCGTCGTTTGTCACCTCCAGCGCAATGTCCGAAGCGTACTGCTTGGCCATTGCAGATTCCATCCCAAAGGGTTGGTGATTCTCTTTTAGCTCCGCAGCAGAGTAGACTAAAAAACGGGCTGTACGCAGCTTGGTAGCCATATCGGCAATTTTAAAGGAAATGACCTGTTGGAACCCAATCGGTTTACCAAACTGCACACGCTCTTTGGCGTAGGTCACCGCTTGCTCAAAAGCGCCCTGTGCAATGCCAAGTGCCTGAGCAGCAATTCCGATGCGGCCGCCGTCCAGCGTCGCCATCGCAATTTTAAAGCCCTGCCCCTCTTTGCCCAGCAAGTTTTCTTTGGGAATCTTCACATCATTGAAGATCAGCTCTGCGGTGGAAGAGGAGCGGATACCCATTTTGTCATAGTGGTCACCGAACTCGAAACCTTTCCACCCTTTTTCTATAATGAAGGCAGAAATGCCGCGCGTGCCGATATCGGGCGTCGTAAGCGCAAAAATCACATAAGTATCCGCCTTGGGCGCGTTAGTGATAAAAATTTTGCCGCCGTTTAAAAGATAATAATCACCCTTGTCGACGGCAGTAGTCTCGGTGCCGCCGGCATCGGAGCCAGCATTGGGCTCGGTCAAGGCAAAGGCGCCGATTTTCTCGCCCTTACATAGCGGAACCAAATACTTCTTCTTTTGTGCCTCGTTGCCGAAAGCAAAAATTGGCCAAGCGCCCAAAGACGTATGTGCGGACAGAATGACGCCCGCGCCGCCGTCCACCCTTGCCAATTCCTCTACAGCGATGGCATAGCTGGTCATATCCAGGCCCATACCGCCGCAGTCCGCGGGAAACGGAATTCCCATCAGCCCCATCTTGCCTAAGTTGGCAACTGCATCATCGGGAAACTGGTTTTCCTTGTCCATGAAGAAGGTCAAGGGTTTAATCTCCTCTTCTGCGAACGTTCTGACCTTAGTTCGAAGCTCCTCGTGTTGTTGTGTGGTCGAAAATAACATGTCGCTTCCTCCTTTTGAAATTCTTGATAAATTTTATCCAGTATATAGATATAAAAAATCAATCGCCAAATAGAATTTTTTGTAAGCAGTGCGCCTCCAGTTCCTCATCCAGCTTTTTCTGAATGGCAGCGAGATGAATATTGACTTGGCAAACAGTGTCCCCGTGCGCTTTACACCACGTACACTGATATCCCGGTTTCATGCAAGAACTAACCGAGGAATCCTCCTCCATAATCTGCATCAACCGAAAAAGAGATACCTTTTCCAATTCTGCCGCCAAAACACAGCCGCCTTCCGCCCCACGCAAAATGCGGATGAGGCCGCCTTTTTCAAGCTTTTTTAGAATTTTATAAGCGAACTGCTGTGGAATCTGTTCTCCTTGTGCTAGTTGTGACGCCGTGACACGCTCTTTACCCGCGAGCGCCCGAAGAATTCGCAGCGCATAATCTGTTTCCTTTGTAATAATCATCAGGCACCCCCTTTTGTCTTATTATATTCTACTATCCTGGATAAAAAATGTCAAGTATGTTTTAGCTGATTTGTTACATTAATACAATAAAAGAGAACTAATTTAACCAATTTAATTAGATAAAAAGCTGGATTTGCTGGATTCCATGTAATTAGCAGTAGGCAATTAAAAATCTCACATCATTAGAATTTGAAAACGGCAAGATGGTTTATACATCTTGCCGTTTTACTATTCTGTCTGATACCATGCCGAACTTGTTGGGCGACTTGTCAGCGCCGAACACGGCACGCCACTTATTTCATTTATTCTTTGCAACGAGGAATGCTCTTGGTAATAATAACATCACAGCCAAGGTCAAGCAGATCTTTAATCACGGTCTGCCCCGTGCTTACTGGCGCAGTTACCCGAACCTTGCGAATCTCAGCCATTGCATCAAAAATTCGCTCTTTGGGAATAACCCCTGTCAGGCGTATGCTTGCAAGCGGCAACGTGCCGTTGTCTAAAAGCACTGAGCTCGCAATGTTGCGTTTAGGTGCGTCAATTTCCTGCCGGACATAACTCTTACCCTTTTCACAGCGCGCGCCTTCAAGAGAGACAATTGTTGCGCCATCAAGCTCAGCGCAGATTTCGCAGCCGTTGGGACACATAATGCAAGTAAAGGTTCTGGTCATTTTACGCACACCTCCAAATCACCGGATTCCCTGAGCTTCTCACGCGGAACGGTAATCCACACCATCTCCGCAGGAAGCGCTTTTTTCATCTTGACAGAATGAATTTCCTCGCCGGACTGTATCACCTGAACGGTGCAGTCTGCATACGGCTTATTCACACGCAGAGAAAGTTGCAAATCGCATTTTCCGCTGATTTTCTGCGGGATAGTATGATTTACGCCGCTGCCCGGTACTATTTGTAGCCCACAGGAAGGTAGAGCGCCCGTTTTAAGATATTGCGCCACCGCGTCAGCTAACCGTTCCGCCTCAAGCGAGACATAATCCACGAGATCGTGTACATGCAGCACATTCCCGGCGGAAAAAACACCCTCAACCTGCGTCTGGTAGTATTCATCAACCACCGCTCCATGCGTGTGACTGTCTAGCAGTACCCCCGCATCCAGCGACAGCTCGTTCTCAGGAATAAGACCAACCGAAAGAATCAACGTATCACAGGTAATCTCCTGCGCTGTATCAGGAATTGGTTTAAGTTGCTCATCCACCTGAGAGACCGTGATTCCTGTCAGCCGCGCGCGACCATGAATGTCTGTAACTGTGTGGCTTAGTAACAGCGGAATATCAAAATCGTCCAGACATTGCTGAACATTGCGCGACAGCCCGCTCGCATAGGGCTGAATTTCTAGCACGGCTTTTACATGCGCGCCTTCCAACGTCAAACGACGGGCCATAATCATGCCAATATCACCCGAGCCGAGTATGACAACCTCTTTGCCAATCATCATGTTATGCAGATTGATGTAAGACTGCGCGACACCAGCAGTGAAGACGCCTGCGGGACGCTCGCCAGGTATTGCAAGTGCACCACGGGTGCGTTCGCGGCAACCCATCGCCAGAACAACTGCACGCGCCTGCCAATGTTCGATTCCGTCTCGGGAGACGGTGGTCACCAATTTCTCCGGCGAAACCGAAAGAACTGTCGTATCGGTGCGGCATTCAATGCCAAGCTGAGCCGCTTCGTCAATAAAGCGCTGCGCATATTCCGGACCACTGAGCGTTTCGCCAAATCGGGTCAGCCCAAAGCCGTCGTGAATACACTGTCTGAGAATGCCGCCGGGTATACTTTCCCGCTCCAGAATAAGGATATCCCTTACACCTATTTGATGCAGACGAACTGCTGCGGCAAGACCCGCCGGGCCGCCGCCAATGATGATAACATCTTTTTTCAGTCTGTTCATTCTCTTACCCACCCTGTAAACAAATTAGAACCCTCACGCGCGTAAAGAATGTCTTCCACCCTGCATCCGGTTTCTTTCTGAATGATCTGAGCTACGCGCATTTGGCAGTATCCACCCTGGCATCTGCCCATCATGGCGCGGGTACGAAGCTTGATACTAGCCATTGTGTGCGTTCCCAGCGGATTTTGCACTGCCTGCAAAATTTCAGCCTTGGTCACCTTTTCGCACCGGCAAATCAATTCGCCATAGTCCGGATTTTCACGCACAAGACGCGCTTGTTCCTCTTCACTCTGCTCAGAAAACCGGATAATACCTTTGCGGCGCGGATTAAAAGATGCGTTTGGACGAAGCGATTCCCGCTCGGCTAGCAGTCGCACTGCTCGGCGCGCAATCGGCAGCGCAGCGGTTAGTCCCGGCGACTCAATTCCGACCAGATTGATTGTATTCGGTGCTTCCTCGCGCGCTTCAATCACAAAATCCTGTACCACACCGTTTTCATCCAACCATTTTGGCAAGATACCGGCGTAGTTTCGAATATAGTCCTTCTTATGTATATGCGGCCATAAGTCAGAGGCGCTTTCTGCCAGATAATTCATTTTGTCCTGCGGAACACCGTAATAAGTAAAATCATTCACATATTCCGCGTCAGGTCCAACTGTAACATTCCCGTCTACCGTCGGCGTCACATGAATACCCATATAGGTATTGCTGGGAACCGGGTAAACTGGCATCGGCAAAAGCGGCCCTGTACGCTTATCTAAAACAATATAGTTGCCCTTTGAACCACCGATGCGATAGCCCGTAATGCCGAGCATATCGGAGATTTTACCGCAGCCCAGTCCAGCACAATTGACAACCCAGCGGGTAAAAAACGTGCCCTTAGGGGTAACCACTTGGAAACGATCCTTTGCCAAACGGCGTATTTCTGTCACCTCGTGACCGAAGTGATAGTCTACCCCATTGCTTTTTGCGTTTTCTGCAAGTGCAATGGTGTACTGAAATGGGTCGAGAATACCGCTCATTGGCGAGTAGAGTGCAAATTCTCCGCACACGGCGGGCACTAGCTCGCGTAGGCGCGCCTTATCAATAATCTCTAACCCCTGACTGCCGTTGATTTTTCCGGTTTCAAGTGTTTTTTTCAAGCTTTCCATATCTGCGTCGGTATTGCCCACCAACACCTTACCAGTGCGCATAAAGGGAACATCAAGCTCCTGCGCCACCTCGTCAAATTCCAGACAAGCCTCAACGCAGCATTCTGCCTTTTTCGTTCCCGGGTCATAAGCAAATCCACCATGCAGCACCGCCGAATTTCGCCCGCTTGTTTCAAAGCACACGTCAAGATTTTTTTCCACTACACCAATTTTCAGATCAAAACGCGCTAGCTCACGCGCTACGGCACTACCTATTACGCCTGATCCGACCACCAGCACATCATACTGTTCGTTCAAAAAACAACCCTCCATACTCATCCTATGATTAATTGACCTTATTCTACTTATTTAATATATTTATAATAAAAACGCCTGATTACATGGTTTTCACCACTTAAAAGCAATTGAAACCCATAATTCATCCCACGACTTATTTAGGTAAAAAGAAACGCCCTGTAACTGGCAGGACGCGTTTTTCATATCGCGTTCTCTTCCAAATAACGAGCTTGATTGTAGAGGAGATGAAAAAGCATGGCCTGCTGAGCCTCAACAGGGCGCCTGTCGCAAATCGCCTGATAAATCTTGCGATGGGCGCGCAGCGTATGCTCATATTCCTGGCTGGCGACCTCAGCTGAAAACACTGAAACACCTTCGCTTATCAGCGGAATTAAATTAGACATAACCACATTATGACTACAATTAGCAATTTGAACGTGAAACGCCTGGTCCTTTCCCGAAAAATCCTTGCGTGCTTCCAGCAGTCGTTCAACCTGCCCGCAAATCTCACCAAGAAGCGCTATATCCTGCTCTGTGGCATTTTCGGCGGCAAGTGCGGCAATTGGTGGTTCAATGATACAACGTAGCTGAAGCAGATCGCGAACCAACTTCCGACGGTCTTCAATCAGCGAAAAGCCCAGTGGATCATCCGAAACCCCCATTTTCGCAGAGACAAATGTGCCCGACCCCTGCCGGATAACGACTATATTGCGGGAAACCAATACCCGCAACGCCTCACGTACCGTATTGCGGCCCACACCCAGCAAGCTGCTAAGCGCGTACTCGTTCGGCAGCTTCTGCCCCGCCTCGTACCCGTTTTCGCGGATAAGCCGTATCAAATCATCCGCCGCTTTTTCGCCCAGCGTTTTATTTTCCATTTTATACAGCTCCTGTAAACCAGAATTCTATTCGCGGGGCAATTAGACAGCCCCGCGAATAACAATAATGCATCAGATCGCTCCAAATACGAGCTCAACTAATCCCAGTGTTACAACAGGAAAATAGGTAACAATCAGCAGAACGATCAGGTTGGCAATCAAAAACGGCATAACCCCTCTTGACGCCTTGGAAAGAGAAATCTTACCAATACTTGAGGTCACAAACAGACAAACACCAACCGGCGGTGTCGTCAAGCCCAAGACCAGATTCAAAACTGCAACAATACCGAAGTGGATCGGATTGATACCAACCGAGGTTGCAACCTGTAAAAGCACAGGAAACAAAATAAGCAATGCCGCTATTGTCTCCATAAACGTGCCAACAAACAACAGCAATATGTTGATGAGTAGCAGAATCAAGTATTTATTGCGCGTAAGGCTGAGCATTCCCTCAGCCACCATCTGTGGAATCTGTTCTTTTGACATGATATAAGCGAAAATATTCGCAAATCCTACCAGAACCATGATCGAAGCTGTGGTAATAGCAGAGTCTACAACGACCTTAGAAATAATTTTCAGGTTAAGTTCCTTGTAAACGAAGAGCCCGACAATCAGCGCATACAAAACAGCAATGATGGAAGCTTCGGTCGGGGTAACAATGCCGCCGATAATGCCAACCATGATAATAACCGTCATTAGAAGCGCCCATATGGCGTCCTTTGCGCCTGTAATAATTTCTCTAGCGGTAGCACGTTTTGCTTTGGGATGATTGCGCTTGCAAGAGATGATATAAGAAACAACCATCATACTGCCGCCCATCAAAATACCCGGTAGTGCACCAGCCACAAACATCTTACTAACCGAAAGGCCGGTAAGCGTCGCCGCCATAATCATTGGTAACGAAGGCGGAATAATCGGTCCAATACAAGAGGATGCCGCCGTAACACCGACAGCAAAATCTTCTTCATAGCCCTCATTAGTCATCGCGGGAATCAAAATTCCGCCGATGCTAGCAGCATCCGCAACCGCAGTGCCCGAAATGCCAGCAAACAGCATCGAAGCGACAATATTGGCAAGACTGAGTCCGCCGCGGATATGCCCGACCAGCTTATTACAAAACCCGATAATTCGGTTTGTAATACCGCCGCTGTTCATCAGGTTACCGGCAAGAATAAAGCCTGGCACACAAAGCAGTGTAAACGAATCCAGACCAGAAAAAAAGCGCTGCGCCATCATATTGAGCGGCATTCCGGTCACAACAAAATAGATAGCCGACGAGATGCCAAGAGAGTAAGCGACAGGCACGCCGATAGCCAGCAAAACGAGAAAACTGGCAAACAATAACCACACCATATTCATGACGTTTGTCCTCCCGTTCGTTCGTCGCCCATCAGCATCAAAATAACCTCGCATATGTAGCTGAAGGTCAGAAAACCAAAAAGAATAATCAGTGCAAAATAGATGTACTGCATCGGAATTTCCAGCGCGGTGGAAACCATGCGAACCTTCAAAAATGCAAATTTGAAAACGCTTTTAACTTCAAAAAAGAGCGCAAACAAAGCCATCAGAATGTTCATGATCATCTGAAAGTACTTTTTAAGCTCTCTAGGTATCTTTGATGTTAAAATATCAACCGCAACATAGGAATTTTCTCTCACCGCAAGACCCGCGGCAAACGCAATCGAATAAATGAAAAAATATCGGGCAAGCTCTTCGGTCCAGGAAGGCGTCTTAGGCAAGAATGTTCGACTAAAAATCTGAATAACAACCGTTCCAACAAATGCCAAAGAAGCCAGCGCAGCCAATACCGCGAGCGTTTTGTCTATATTTTTGATAAAGGTACGCATTCGGGCCTCCTTTTTTCTCCGATACCCGCCCAGAGCGAGCGGGTATCGAAATAGATAATATCAAAATATCAATGATTGAGTAACCGAGACGGCAGGCAATTAGCCCATCGCCTTAATTTCGTCGTAAAGCGGTCTAATCTTCTCAGGCAGAACCTCTTCAACGCCCTCGGTTGCCATAGCGGCAAATGCTTCCTGATCAACGTCAGAAATAATGGTCATGCCCTTATCCTGAAGGAATTTCTCAAGCTCTTGCTCGTCTTTCAAGAAAATTTCATGCTCATACTTCTGCATTTCTGCGCCACCGTCAATGACGATCTTCTGCAGATCCTCAGGCATAGACTGAAGCTTAGAATTGCTCATGACAATATAAACCCAGGAACGCAGATGCTCGGTCTTGCTAAGATACTTCTGTACTTCATAGAAGTTACCGGTCTTAATCATCGCGAGCGGGTTTTCCTGACCGTCGATGGTCTTCTGCTGCAATGAGGTGAAA from Oscillospiraceae bacterium MB24-C1 includes the following:
- a CDS encoding FAD-dependent oxidoreductase — encoded protein: MKKDVIIIGGGPAGLAAAVRLHQIGVRDILILERESIPGGILRQCIHDGFGLTRFGETLSGPEYAQRFIDEAAQLGIECRTDTTVLSVSPEKLVTTVSRDGIEHWQARAVVLAMGCRERTRGALAIPGERPAGVFTAGVAQSYINLHNMMIGKEVVILGSGDIGMIMARRLTLEGAHVKAVLEIQPYASGLSRNVQQCLDDFDIPLLLSHTVTDIHGRARLTGITVSQVDEQLKPIPDTAQEITCDTLILSVGLIPENELSLDAGVLLDSHTHGAVVDEYYQTQVEGVFSAGNVLHVHDLVDYVSLEAERLADAVAQYLKTGALPSCGLQIVPGSGVNHTIPQKISGKCDLQLSLRVNKPYADCTVQVIQSGEEIHSVKMKKALPAEMVWITVPREKLRESGDLEVCVK
- a CDS encoding NAD(P)/FAD-dependent oxidoreductase, producing the protein MNEQYDVLVVGSGVIGSAVARELARFDLKIGVVEKNLDVCFETSGRNSAVLHGGFAYDPGTKKAECCVEACLEFDEVAQELDVPFMRTGKVLVGNTDADMESLKKTLETGKINGSQGLEIIDKARLRELVPAVCGEFALYSPMSGILDPFQYTIALAENAKSNGVDYHFGHEVTEIRRLAKDRFQVVTPKGTFFTRWVVNCAGLGCGKISDMLGITGYRIGGSKGNYIVLDKRTGPLLPMPVYPVPSNTYMGIHVTPTVDGNVTVGPDAEYVNDFTYYGVPQDKMNYLAESASDLWPHIHKKDYIRNYAGILPKWLDENGVVQDFVIEAREEAPNTINLVGIESPGLTAALPIARRAVRLLAERESLRPNASFNPRRKGIIRFSEQSEEEQARLVRENPDYGELICRCEKVTKAEILQAVQNPLGTHTMASIKLRTRAMMGRCQGGYCQMRVAQIIQKETGCRVEDILYAREGSNLFTGWVRE
- a CDS encoding TRAP transporter small permease, with product MRTFIKNIDKTLAVLAALASLAFVGTVVIQIFSRTFLPKTPSWTEELARYFFIYSIAFAAGLAVRENSYVAVDILTSKIPRELKKYFQMIMNILMALFALFFEVKSVFKFAFLKVRMVSTALEIPMQYIYFALIILFGFLTFSYICEVILMLMGDERTGGQTS
- a CDS encoding DUF1667 domain-containing protein, whose protein sequence is MTRTFTCIMCPNGCEICAELDGATIVSLEGARCEKGKSYVRQEIDAPKRNIASSVLLDNGTLPLASIRLTGVIPKERIFDAMAEIRKVRVTAPVSTGQTVIKDLLDLGCDVIITKSIPRCKE
- a CDS encoding TRAP transporter large permease, which gives rise to MNMVWLLFASFLVLLAIGVPVAYSLGISSAIYFVVTGMPLNMMAQRFFSGLDSFTLLCVPGFILAGNLMNSGGITNRIIGFCNKLVGHIRGGLSLANIVASMLFAGISGTAVADAASIGGILIPAMTNEGYEEDFAVGVTAASSCIGPIIPPSLPMIMAATLTGLSVSKMFVAGALPGILMGGSMMVVSYIISCKRNHPKAKRATAREIITGAKDAIWALLMTVIIMVGIIGGIVTPTEASIIAVLYALIVGLFVYKELNLKIISKVVVDSAITTASIMVLVGFANIFAYIMSKEQIPQMVAEGMLSLTRNKYLILLLINILLLFVGTFMETIAALLILFPVLLQVATSVGINPIHFGIVAVLNLVLGLTTPPVGVCLFVTSSIGKISLSKASRGVMPFLIANLIVLLIVTYFPVVTLGLVELVFGAI
- a CDS encoding Rrf2 family transcriptional regulator encodes the protein MIITKETDYALRILRALAGKERVTASQLAQGEQIPQQFAYKILKKLEKGGLIRILRGAEGGCVLAAELEKVSLFRLMQIMEEDSSVSSCMKPGYQCTWCKAHGDTVCQVNIHLAAIQKKLDEELEAHCLQKILFGD
- a CDS encoding acyl-CoA dehydrogenase family protein; its protein translation is MLFSTTQQHEELRTKVRTFAEEEIKPLTFFMDKENQFPDDAVANLGKMGLMGIPFPADCGGMGLDMTSYAIAVEELARVDGGAGVILSAHTSLGAWPIFAFGNEAQKKKYLVPLCKGEKIGAFALTEPNAGSDAGGTETTAVDKGDYYLLNGGKIFITNAPKADTYVIFALTTPDIGTRGISAFIIEKGWKGFEFGDHYDKMGIRSSSTAELIFNDVKIPKENLLGKEGQGFKIAMATLDGGRIGIAAQALGIAQGAFEQAVTYAKERVQFGKPIGFQQVISFKIADMATKLRTARFLVYSAAELKENHQPFGMESAMAKQYASDIALEVTNDALQIFGGNGYLKGMEVERMYRDAKITTIYEGTNEIQRMIIASHILGKPPKEAGSSSSRPKKAAPITGIRKKVIFRDGDAKAQVDALAQALKKDGFDFTVGIPMETPIAQAERVVSAGKGIGEKKDMKLVENLAKAAGAAIGASRPVAETLKYLPLNRYVGMSGQKFTGNLYIACGISGATQHLKGIKDASIIVAINKNGNAPIFKNCDYGIVGDVHEILPLLTAALDTGEKQPAPPMTKMKRPQMPKPEPIGSSYICSGCGYEYIPELGDEENEVVPGTLFKDLPEDWVCPECAEAKDQFIEA
- a CDS encoding FprA family A-type flavoprotein, producing the protein MYCVRNVTEDLYWVGANDHRLALFENAYPIPRGVSYNAYLLMDEKTVLFDTVDWSACRQLLENMTHVLDGRPLDYLVINHLEPDHAGSIEEILLRWPKVTIISNEKAFMLMRQFGFNVDSHQIVEVKEGDTFSFGKHLVTFVFAPMVHWPEVMVTFDTTNGVLFSADAFGTFGALDGKLFADEVNFDRDWLDDARRYLTNIVGKYGPHIRLILKKAGGILDQIKYICPLHGPVWRKDLPYILEKYDLWGRYQPEEKGVLMVYASMYGNTESAMQALAARLCDKGMTNIALYDVSSTDVSQLISESFKYSHMVLASVTYNLGIYPAMHNFLMDMKALNLQKRTVALVENGSWAIKAGDLMQKFVSEEMKNMTVLNERVSIASSLHADKNPELESLANAILESMQ
- a CDS encoding FadR/GntR family transcriptional regulator; this translates as MENKTLGEKAADDLIRLIRENGYEAGQKLPNEYALSSLLGVGRNTVREALRVLVSRNIVVIRQGSGTFVSAKMGVSDDPLGFSLIEDRRKLVRDLLQLRCIIEPPIAALAAENATEQDIALLGEICGQVERLLEARKDFSGKDQAFHVQIANCSHNVVMSNLIPLISEGVSVFSAEVASQEYEHTLRAHRKIYQAICDRRPVEAQQAMLFHLLYNQARYLEENAI